The genomic stretch CAGAGGGATAGACTGGGAAGCCTATCCGGTAGATGACTTTATCTGTCGTCATTCTCCGGTGGAACATCTCCTTAATCGGGTGGAGCTGGCCTTTGCCCGGGCCCATAGGGTGGCTGACAACAACCCCCTTACCAAATTGCCGGGGAACTCCTCTATCCTTAAGGCCATCCAGGAGGCTATCGAGGCCGGCAGGGCTGTAGTCATTGGCTATGTAGATATCGACAACTTCAAACCATATAACGATCGCTATGGTTTCGCCCGGGGAGATGAGGTTATTCGCATGTTGGCCCGGATCTTGGTCAACGTCATCACTGAGAAGGCCCCTCAGGCAAGCTTTGTCGGTCATGTGGGTGGGGATGATTTCGTTTTCATCTGTCCTCTGGAGGTGGCGGAGGAGGTGGCCCGGGAGGTCATCAGACACTTTGACTCCCTCATCAAACTCTTCGTAGATGAGGAAGACCTTGAGGCCGGGGAGTTTGTCTCCAAGGATCGTCAGGGAAACCTCAGGCGTTTTCCATTGCCAAGTATCTCTATCGCCATGGTGGTCAATCTTCCCGGGCGCTATTCCCATTATGGAGAGGTGGCTTCGGTGGCCGCTCAAATAAAAAAGGCGGTAAAAAAGATTCCTGGCTCAACCTACTTGCTGGATCGCCGTCAGGCGCCATCTGAACAGGAGACCTCCGGCTATCAGCATAGCCAGACTGAGGATCTGGCCCATAGTCAGGAATCCCAAGACAAAGCCTAGCTGGGGGTCAGGTTCTCGGAAAAACTCTACCAAAAAGCGGAGAAGGGCGTAGCTGATCAGAAAGACAGCCAGTTGGACTCCACTGGGCCATTTTTTCCGACGCGCCCGCCACATGATAGCCAAGAGGATCGGGCCTTCCAGAATGGCTTCATAGAGTTGAGAGGGGTGTCTGGGGAGTGGCCCTCCCTGGGGGAATACCATGGCCCAGGGAACCTGGCTTACCCGACCATAGAGTTCTCCATTTATAAAGTTGGCGATTCGTCCCAGCCCCAGGCCAATGGGTGCCGGAAGTACAAAACGATCCGCCCAAAAAAAGAAATCTTCATTGTGGCGCCTGCACCAGAGCCATCCGGCCAAGATGGCCCCCAGAAGGCCACCGTGAAAAGACATTCCTCCATGCCAAGTGGCCGGTATCTCCAGAGGGTGGGCGAGGTAGTAGTCTAGATTGTAGAATAAGACATAGCCAAGTCGAGCCCCGACCACCAGGCCGATAATCAGATAGAAGAGAAGGGAGTCAAGCCGGGTAATCCTTCTGGCCTCTCCTAGCCTGAGGAGTTCCCTTTTTACCAAGAGGTAGGCGCTCAGAAAGCCCACCACATACATCAGGCCGTACCAGCGGATAGAAAGAGGGCCGATACGGAAGATCTCCGGGTCGATCCGAGGGTAAGGAAGCATAGCTAAAGGGTGCCACGGGTGTGAGGGCTGTCAAGAGCGCCGGCGAACCCTGACTTTGGCCACAATCTTTTCGTAGTAGACCTGTTCTTTTTCAAGGTTAACCGGGCGCCGGCGCATCAGGTTGAGCTTGGTAATTAGAAGGTTGAGCTTTTTTATCTGCCGGTACTTGGTGCCTTCATCTTCTAGATGGTCGAGGAGGTCTTCGGTGGTCTTTATCTCCTTCATCAATTGGACTTCAGGGGGCAGATAACCAGCGTTTTTAAGGATCTTGTAAGCCATGCGCAGCTCTTCAGGCACGTGGGAGAGGTCTTCTAGAACCAAAGGTTTGCCCTTTCCTTCAAGATTCTCAAACTCTCCCCGCTCCATGGCTTCCTGAATACGACGTTCGGCGATCTTTTCAAAGACTTGCAAGATCCCCATTATGGCGATCACAGGCCTCCTTTTTTGATCTTCTGCTGAAGTTCAGCAAGCTTGGCCTCGACAAAGAAAAGCCGCTGACCAAAGGGCTTTCGCTCTATAAGTTTCTCATAGGCCGATAAGGCTGCTTGAATCTGGCCAGAGGCCTCCTGAACTCGGGCTAAGTCAAGATAGACAATTTCCTCAATTCCCTCTCCGAAGGAAAGGGCCTTCTGGTAATAAGAAGCGGCCTGGTGGTAATCTTCTTCGTCTTCATAAAGGTAGCCAAGCCCCAAAAGAAGAAAGGGCTGATTGGCCTTTGAGGCAGTCTTCAAGGCGGATTTAAGTTCTTCCTGGGCCTTTTTATACTGCTGATCTTGGCGATAACCCTCAGCAAGCATGATTCTAGCCAGGGTGGCGGCACCGGTGTGAGGATATTTCTTGACAATATCTTTAAGGACCTGGCGGTATTCTTGAGGGCTTTTGGCCTCGGCCGTGGTCAATCTCAGTGAGGCTTCGGCCGCCTGCTGGGCCTTTTGGTGATTGTAGAGCCCCCAAGCTGCGGCACCAATAACGGCCACAACGACAACAATAATAATCTCTCGGAGATACTTTTCGGCAAGTTTTACCCACCGCTGATGAAAAGACGGCTCCGGGCCCCTGGTACTGTCCTTCTCCATGGTCGCTCCTTATACATTACTTGGAACCAAAGTAGTCGTCCCAACGAAAGATAAGAGGTTTGGCCGCCTCGTCTTGGATAGCGCAGTCAACCACTTCACCAATAAAAAGAACGTGGTCTCCCGCCTCACAGGTAGAGACCACCTCACATTCGTAATAGGCAAAGGCCTCCTTGAGGACTGGCGACCCCTTTAGGGCACTAAGAAAATCTATCCCCTGAAATTTATCCTCCTGACGGCCGCTCTTGAATCCAAAGTGCTTGGCCAGATCTATCTGGCCCTCCTTAAGGGCATTAAGGCAAAAGTAGCCACTTTCTTGGATAAGCCCGTAAGTGTATCGCTGAGGGGCAATAGCCACCATCAGGTAGGCAGGTTTGAAGGAGACCTGACTTACCCAGGCTGCGGTCATGCCGTTGATTTTATCTTTGGCCCTTACGGTAACTACATAGACCCCCTGGGTTATACCCTTGGTGATGATTTGTTGTCTGCCCATGACCGCCTCCTAAATAATTTCTTCTGAGATCTTAGCGAAACAGGCCAGCAAATTCTAGAAAATCTTTCCAGATACCTCGCTTGTGTTCGGGAAACTCCTCAAGGAGGATCTGCTGCCATTTGGGAGCGGTTGGCCTTTTGAGAAGCTTCATGCCAGCCTCCTCTGGGGTCCGGTCTCCCTTTTTGAGGTTGCATTTACGGCAACAAAGGACCACGTTGCCCCAAACCGTTTTCCCTCCCCGGCTCTTGGGGATTATATGATCGATGGTCCGGTCTTTGGCCGAACGGACACTCCGACCACAATACTGGCAGGTGAAATTGTCACGAATAAAAAGATTAGCCCGGCTAAAGACCACTTCGGAGCGAGGTAAACGATCGTAGCGATTGAGAATGATGGCCTCCGGGGCCATAATGGCCAGGCTGGGACTGCGGATGAGCCGGCCGTTGTCGTAGAAGTTGGAGGCCTCAACCCACTCCTCCAGGGTGTGGGTAGTCCAATCTGGGGTGATTACCCGGGCATTGCCTTTGAAAAGCTGACAGATGGCCTTGAGCACAGTAGTTATCTGGATGGCCTGGTAATAACGATTAAGGACTAATACCTTTTCAGAAAGGATTCCATTTTTACTCATTTTCAATGCCAGTCATTCATTTGTAGCCTCAATTTTTGACATGTCAATAACCCGGCAAAGACGACAGTAAGGATCTGCCTCAGCTAACCTTTCTTTTTCTTAAAATCGACCAAGGGAAAAATTCCTGGGGAGACTTTTTTGAGATCTCTAAAGGGCCAAGATTGATGATTATCGACTCTAAAGCCCCTTTCTTGTTAAAAGAAGAAATAAATTTTTAATAAATCAAAGTTTTTCTAGCTTATAAAGTGAGATATTTGGAGATTTTGCCTTTTTAGGAATGTTTTCTTAAGAAAGTAAAAACATCATCGACTATAATGGCCTAATAACAAGGTGAATCGTCAACCATAATTATAAAAAAAAGTTGCAATTGTCTAATTAAGAGGCTAATTTTTGTGCCATGACTAAGCCGGAGTTTACTCTAGACAGGTGTTTGGGGTTCTTAGCCAATCGAGTCTATCGTTCCTTTCAGAAGGAGGTGGATCGTCTCCTTCAACCCCTGGGGCTGACCACCGCTCAGTTTTGTGTTTTAATGAAACTCTACAATCAGGACGGCATCACCCAAAGTGCTCTGGCTCAAAAACTCCACATAGAAAGCCCCACTTTAGTGCGCATTATTGATCGCTTGGAAGAGGCGGGGTTGGTAAGACGTCGGCCCTCACCAAAGGATCGCCGGGCTTATCGTATAGTCCTTACCAATCGGGGACGGGAGCTGGAAAAACAGCTTCGCAAAGTAGGGGAGACAGTCAGAAGCAAGGCTACCCGGGGGATGACAGAGCAGGAGTCAGAGAAGCTCAGAGATTACATGATGCTCGTTTGGGAAAACCTGGAGGCTCAAGATTAGTCACCCATGGCCTCCCTCTCTCTGCCTCATATAGATTTCCAACGTCTGGGGGAGCTGTTAAGTACCCAGTCCATTATTTCCTTTCTCAAAAGGACTGATCCGGTCGTTATTCTCTCCAGCCCCCTTTATTGGGGACCTTTGGCGGCAGTCATGCTTTTTCTTCTCATTCGCCGGGCCTACGCCACGGCCTGGCTTATATGCGGTGCTTTGGGATTGTGGGCCTTTATCTACTACGTATTACCCCGCACCGGCGGTCAAACAGATCTAAAGAGTATAGGGCTTTTTGTAGCTGGTGGTGTTGGGTTCCTCTCTGTTCTTTTCTACCTGGTCTTTGTCCGTTCTGACTAGCCTTGAACCGTTCGCAGAGGCTTATTGAGCTCTATCATTTGCTTCTGAATCATTTTGGCCCCCAGGGGTGGTGGCCGGCTAAGACCTCTTTTGAGGTCTGTGTGGGGGCTATCCTTACCCAGAACACCAACTGGCAGAACGTAGAAAAGGCTATAGCCAATCTCCGCCGTCAAGATCTTCTTGACCCCGAGGCCTTGTGGAGGGTGCCTACAGACCATCTGGCCCACCTTATTCGGCCAGCCGGATACTACAATCTGAAGGCCAGACGGCTCAAGAACTTTCTGGAGTTTGTTATGGAGGGCTGGCAGGGTGATCTTGAAGCCATGTTTGCCGAAGGCCTGTCGTTGCGGCCGCGGCTTTTGGCTGTCTCTGGTATTGGCCCGGAGACAGCGGATTCAATTCTCCTTTATGCCGGTCACCTGCCGATCTTCGTGGTGGACGCCTACACTAAGCGCATACTTCATCGTCACCTTCTTGTTCCTGAGGAGGCCGGTTACCAAGAGATTCAGGATTTTTTTATGGAGAACCTGCCAGAGGACGTTCAGCTTTATCAGGAATACCACGCCCTTTTGGTGGCCTTAGGGAAGAACTTTTGCCTAAAGGGCCGCCCCCGGTGTCCTCAATGTCCGGCAAAGGGGTGGTGAAGAATGATAGTTTCTTCTCGAGAAGCCCCCACAGAGATAAGCCAGACAGGTACTCCCGCCAGTTCCTCAATGCGTCGGATATAGTTTTGGGCCGCCGAGGGGAGTTCTTCAAAGGCCCGCACTCCGGAAATATCCTCAGACCAACCTTCGAGTTCTTCATAGATGGGTTGGGCCTGGGCCACCTGGTTGATGTTGGCCGGCATGGATCGGAAGATCTGGCCTTCATACTGATAGGCTGTGCATATTTTAAGGGACTTAAGGCCGGAGAGAACATCAAGCTTGGTAATAGCTAGGGCCGTAAGACCATTGAGGCGGACGGCCTCTCTAAGGACGACTATATCCAGCCAGCCACAGCGCCTTTTTCGACCGGTGGTGGAGCCAAACTCGGCCCCTTGGCGCTGGAGATGATCCCCGACCTCGTCAGTAAGTTCGGTAGGGAACGGGCCTCCACCGACCCTGGTGGTATAGGCCTTACAGATTCCCAGAACAACGTCAATCTTGGTGGGGCCAATACCGGCACCGCAGCAGGCTCCGCCGGCCACAGTGTTGGAGGAGGTCACAAAAGGATAAGTACCGTGGTCGATATCAAGTTGGGTGCCCTGGGCTCCCTCAAAGAGGATGCTCTTCCCGGCCTCCATGGCCTCGGCCAGCTTGACAGAGACGTTGGTTACATAAGGGGCCAGCTGTCTGCCGAAGGATAGATAAGTATCATAAATTGCTTCAAAGGGGAGAGGGTTAACTCCCAGGAACTTTTCCAGATAAAAGTTTTTTTCTTCCAGAACGTCACGAAGTTTTTCGGCAAAGAGATTCTCGTCTAAGAGATCAATAACTTTTATCCCCCGCCGGGCAATTTTGTCTTCATAGCAGGGACCAATGCCTCGGCCAGTGGTTCCAATGGCCTTTTTGCCCTTGCGGGCCTCTCGGCCGTGGTCAATAGCCTTGTGGTAGGGCATGATAAGATGAGCATTTTCACTTAAATAAAGTTTTCCCGGGGGTACCGGATAGCCTCGTTGATTAAGGGTTTCTATCTCCTTAAGAAGGACCTCGGGATCCACCACTACGCCGTTGCCGATAAGACAGGTTTTGTCGTCAGCATTGAGGATTCCCGAAGGGATGAGATGAAGGATGTATTTCTCTCCACCGACCACTAAGGTATGGCCGGCGTTGTTTCCACCCTGAAAACGAACAATTACCTGGGCCCTGGAGGTGAGCAGATCGACAATCTTGCCTTTACCTTCATCTCCCCACTGGGTTCCGACGACGATCACATTGGCCATGGATCTTTCCTCTTTCTGGTTTACTTTTCCGGCCAGTGAAGATACTTAATAGGATCCTGAAAGTCAAACAATGAATAGAAACGACTATCTTTATCTGATCGATGCCAGTTCTTATGTCTTCCGGGCCTATTTTGCCATAACCGGCCATCTTTCCAACCGTCGGGGGCTCCCAACAAAGGCCATCTACGGCTTTACCAACATGGTCTGGAAGGTTTTAAGGGAAAGGCGTCCCACTTATATGGCCCTGGTCTTTGACGCTCCGGGTCCCACCTTTCGCCACGAGATGTACGAGGCCTACAAGGCCAACCGTCCAGAGATGCCTGCGGATCTCATCCCTCAACTACCTTACATTAAAGAAATCGGTCAGGCCCTAGGGATCCCCATCCTGGAGATCGAGGGCTACGAGGCTGATGACATTATTGCTACTTTAGCCCGCAGGATAGACCATCAGGTGGTTATTATCTCTGGAGACAAAGATTTTCTCCAGCTTGTCTCCGACCGGGTCATAATTTGGGATCCGATGAAAAACATAATCTACGATCGAAAGGCTGTAGAAAGACGCTTTGGCCTCCCCCCTGAGAAACTTCTCGATGTTATGGCCCTTACGGGAGACTCCTCAGACAACATTCCTGGTGTCCCGGGTATCGGTGAGAAGACAGCCATTAAACTCATCCGGGAGTTTGGTTCCCTGGAGGCCCTCCTTGAAAGGGTTGAGGAGGTCTCTCGCCCTAGGTTAAGGGAACTCCTTAAGGCCCATGCCGAGGCCGCAAGGATCTCCAAGGAGCTGATCAGGCTCAAAGACAATGCTCCGGTGAGCCTGGATCTCTCGCACTATCGCCTCCGGGAGCCAGACTGGCCACGCCTGAGGGAGCTCTTCCGGGAGCTTGATTTTACCCGGCTCTTAAGGGAGCTACCTCCGGAGAAGACTATCTCTTATGATGATTATCATCTGGTAACCAGCGAAGAAGAGCTTAAGGACTTGGTGGCCCAGGCCCGTGGGGCCGCCCTCCTGGTTGTTGATCTTGAGGCCACAGATAAGGACCCTCTCCGAGCAGAGATTGTCGGGGTGGCCCTTTGTTTTTCTCCCCCCAAGGCCTATTATATCCCCGTGGGGCATAAGGTTTTAACCAGTCCCGATCAACTCTCCTTTGAGACGGTCAAGAGACACTTGGCCCCTCTTATAGAAGATGAGAGGGTTCCTGTAGTCGGTCAGAACATCAAGTATGATCTTATTCTCCTCCGCCGCCAGGGGATAGAGCTTAGAGGGTTGGCCGGTGATACTATGGTCGCCTCTTATCTGCTTGACCCCACCCGTCGCGCCCATAATCTGGACGATCTGGCCCAGGAATATCTGGGGCACAAGATGATCTCTTACCGAGAGTTGGTGGGCAAGGGCGGTAGTTTCGCCGATGTGGGCCTTGAGGAGGCCAAGATCTATGCCTGTGAGGATGCCCACGTGACCTACCTTCTCCATGAGAAGATGTGGCCCCTGCTTAAAGAACACTCCCTCTGGCCTCTTTTTATGGAGGTAGAAATTCCCTTAATTTATGTCTTGGCGGAGATGGAGATCGTCGGGGTCAAGATAGATCTCGTCTATCTCCGGGAGCTCTCGCGGGAGTTTGAAAGAAGGCTTCTTGAGCTTGAAGAGCGCATATATGCCCTGGCCGGAGAGGCCTTTAATATCAACTCTACCCGGCGTTTGGGATCAATTCTTTTTGATAAGTTGGGACTACCTCGCCTGAAAAAGACCAGGAAAAAGACGGGCTACTCCACAGATGTCGAAGTCTTGGAGGAGCTGGCGGCCCTTCACGAACTGCCTCGTTTGGTTCTTGAGTATCGGACTTTGGCCAAACTTAAGTCCACCTATGTTGATGCCTTGCCCCGGATGGTAAACCCCCTTGATGGTCGTCTCCACACTTCTTTTAACCAGACCGTTACGGCCACTGGCCGTCTCTCAAGCTCGGAGCCCAACCTTCAAAATATTCCTGTTCGCGGGGAAGAGGGAACCAAAATAAGACGGGCCTTTGTTCCCGAGGAGGGCCACCTTCTTCTTTCTGCAGATTATTCCCAGATTGATCTCAGGGTCCTGGCCCATTATTCCCAGGACCAAACTCTGGTTGAGGCCTTCGCCCGGGGGGAGGATATCCATGCCCGGACGGCCATGGAGATCTTTGGGGTTCCTCGAGAGATGGTCACTTCGGAGATGCGGCGAGTGGCCAAGACTATCAACTTTGGTATCGTTTATGGTATGAGCCCTTATGGCCTGGCCAAAGAGCTTAAAATTGGCCGTCGGGAGGCCGCTGCCTTTATCGAACGTTATTTTGAGAGATATCCCGGGGTGCGGGATTACATGCAGCAGATTGTAGCGGAGGCCCGAGAAAAGGGTTATGTGGCTACCATTTTCGGCCGAAAAAGATATCTGCCAGATATAAATAGTCCTAACCGGGCGGCCCGGGAGTTTGCCGAGCGAACAGCCATTAATACTCCCATTCAGGGGTCGGCGGCGGACATCATCAAACTGGCGATGATAGAAATCCATCGCTCCATAAAGAAAGAGGAAATGCCGGCCAAAATGATTCTCCAGGTTCACGATGAACTTCTTTTTGAAATCCCGGAGCCTCAGGTGGAAGATGTGGCCCGGCGTATTGTCGAACTCATGGAGACGGTGGTCACACTTCGGGTTCCTCTGAAAGTCAATGTCTCTTGGGGGAAGAGCTGGGCCGAGCTTAAATAATTTCGGAGGTGTCTCCTGACTTACTGGCGTAAGGCCGAAGACGGTCTAGAGAAGACGGAAGACTCCGATCTTATTCGGTCGGTCCTTGAAGAGGCCCGAGAGAAGGGGCTTTGGTTTGAGATCCTGGCCCCCGGGTTTCGTTCTGGTCCTACCGTCTTGATAGATCAAGGACCACGAGGGCTTGTTTTTGATAAGCCGCCCCGATGGCAGCCTATCTCTCGTAAGCTCCGGGTGGTTTTCCGAGACTCCAGTAATATCTGGCATCACTTTGAGAGTCATTTTCTCGGCCAGGATGAAAAAGGCCTTCGGCTGGCTTATCCTGAGCTTCTCTTCCGTCTAGAAAGAAGACAGTTCTACCGCATTGAGACCCCGGCTAAATCTCAGGCCCTTTATCACTACAAGGGAAAAGAGGGACGCGGGCGCATAAAGGACCTCTCCTTGGGGGGAATGGCCCTCACCGGATACAGTCTAGAAGTCCCTCTTCGGGAGTTTATGGAAGAGATCACCCTGGAGCTATGGCTCAATGAAACCACTCCTTACCCTCCTATATGTCTAGCCAAGGCAGAGGTGGTCAGACTGGTTGAAACCCAGGAGTTGAAACTCATGGGGGTCAAGTTTCATCTGACACTCCGGGAAGAAGAAGTCCTCCTTCAGTATATTCGCAAGCGAGAGGTTGAACTCCTTAAGCTGCGGCGGGAGGACTAATGGCCAGAAGGGTAGGGGTAGCCAATCTTCCTCTTCATGGAGGGCGGGCCCCCGGCTGGCTTTTTAATCGGATGGTCCGTTTGGCCCGGGCCATCTGTCTCCTGATCGTCGAAGATTATGGGCCAGAAGAGTTCTTGCGCCGCTTAGCTGATCCCTTCTGGTTTCAGGCCCTTGGCTGTGTGCTCGGTTTTGACTGGCATTCCTCAGGAGTAACTACTACCGTCTGTGGGGCTCTTAAGCTGGCCCTAAAGGACATTGGCCCGGAGGTAGGCATTTTTGTCTGTGGGGGGAAGGGGGCTACCTCCCGTAAGACTCCGGCTGAGATTGTGGCTGTTTGTGAAAAAGAGGCCCTCCCCCAGAGCTTTGTCTCCCTTGTTCAGGCCAGTCGGCTTTCGGCCAAGGTGGATAATACTGCCCTTCAGGATGGCTACACCCTTTATCATCATAGCTTCTTCTTTACCCGTTCCGGTCTTTGGGCGGTGGTTCAGCAGGGAATGAACGAGACAGCAGGTTTTGCCCGGCGCTATCACTGGTTGGCCGAAAAAGTCCGGGATTTTGTCTGTGAACCACACGCGGCCATATGTGCTCAGGAAGTGGCCCGTCCCCTTAATCTGGTGGCCTCCGAGAGTGCTCTGGCCCGGGAGGTCATTACCGCCCTGGCCAGAGAGCATCCGGAGGCCAACCTTCGGACTCTTTTGGGCCTTAAGCGTCTTGATCTTCCGGCCCGGCATGGGATCAAGGCCTCTGATCTTTTGCCCCGGGGGATGGAAAAGATTCTCATCCGCACTTATGAAGCCCAGCCCCAGAGTTTTGAGGGGCTTCTTTCTATAAAAGGGCTGGGCCCTAAGGCCTTAAGGGCCCTGGCCCTTACCGCCGAAGTGGTTCACGGAGTTCCGGTCTCAAGGCGGGATCCGGCCCGATATGCCTTTGCCCATGGGGGAAAAGATGGTCATCCATTTCCGGTGGATCGTCAGGCCTACGACCAGACCACCGCCTTTCTGGAGGATGTCCTGGCCCGGGCCCGGCTGGGAGACAGGGATCGTTTGTCGGCCATCAGGCGTCTTTCTCAATGGCGGCTTTTTCCGTCTTAAAGAGGGGGGTGCTTTCACCCTCGCCGGGCCGTTCGAGATCTTCCAGTTCCTTTAGGTCCGGAAGGTCTGATAGATTTCGAAGCTCAAAGACCTCTAGGAAGTAATCAGTGGTTCCGTAAAGAAGCGGTCTTCCCAGAACTTCTTTGCGTCCGACAATCTTGATAAGTTTTCTCTCTAGGAGCATTTTAAGGGGAGCACTGCTGTCCACCCCCCGGATATCCTCTATTTCGGCCCGGGTGATAGGCTGGCGGTAGGCGACGATGGCTAAAGTCTCAAGGGCGGCCCGGGAGAGTTTTATTGGATTGGCCTGCCGGATGCGGACGACAAACTCGGCCAGATCCGGGGCTGTTTGAAAACGGAAACCTCCGGCCACCTCCCGAATCTCTATCCCCCGTCCCTGATACTCTGCTACCAGCTCCCTTAAGGCAGCTCTCAGGGCCGTTCGGGGAAACTCCGGGAAGCTTCGGGCCAATCTCTCCAGAGAAAGGGGGCCCTCAGCGGCGAAAAGAATGGCCTCAAGGGCCCGTTTAAGCCCAGCGGGAGTGAGTTCAGACATCTTAGCTCCTCCCCCAGGCCGGTCGTCTCTGGTTACTGGACTCCGGTGACAGGAGCTGAATCTCTAAGGCCGGGTATCCGAGGAGCCTTTCTATGGAGCGGGTAAGTTCCGGGCTGGGCTCTACGGAAAACTCCTCCGGTAGTTCAAGCTCCACCTGTCCCTTTTGGGGATAAACAATAGAAAGGCTCACCGGACAGCGTCCTGGATGGGCCAGAAGAATTTCTTTAAGTTCAGGAATTTCAGCTAGGGAGACCTTGGGGGCCTCTACCCGGATGGTCACTGAGGCCAGAATGGCCTTCTGGGCCTCATCTAGATGGATAACCTCATCAGCGATAATTTTAGCCCCTCTTTCATCTACGTTAACTCTTCCCTGGACAAGGACCGGGGCATCGGCCTCTATCAAGGGACGCATTCTTTGGTAGACTTCACTAAAGCAGACTACCTCCACTAGGCCATGACGATCCTCAAGGGAGACAAAACCCATTTTGTCCCCCCGTCTGGTGGTTATCTCTTTGACCTGGCGAATAATTCCTCCCAGACAAACCCGGCTGCCATCTCTCATCTCGGCAATTGTCTGGGTATTG from Thermosulfuriphilus ammonigenes encodes the following:
- a CDS encoding flagellar brake protein; the encoded protein is MIDQGPRGLVFDKPPRWQPISRKLRVVFRDSSNIWHHFESHFLGQDEKGLRLAYPELLFRLERRQFYRIETPAKSQALYHYKGKEGRGRIKDLSLGGMALTGYSLEVPLREFMEEITLELWLNETTPYPPICLAKAEVVRLVETQELKLMGVKFHLTLREEEVLLQYIRKREVELLKLRRED
- a CDS encoding DUF763 domain-containing protein, whose protein sequence is MARRVGVANLPLHGGRAPGWLFNRMVRLARAICLLIVEDYGPEEFLRRLADPFWFQALGCVLGFDWHSSGVTTTVCGALKLALKDIGPEVGIFVCGGKGATSRKTPAEIVAVCEKEALPQSFVSLVQASRLSAKVDNTALQDGYTLYHHSFFFTRSGLWAVVQQGMNETAGFARRYHWLAEKVRDFVCEPHAAICAQEVARPLNLVASESALAREVITALAREHPEANLRTLLGLKRLDLPARHGIKASDLLPRGMEKILIRTYEAQPQSFEGLLSIKGLGPKALRALALTAEVVHGVPVSRRDPARYAFAHGGKDGHPFPVDRQAYDQTTAFLEDVLARARLGDRDRLSAIRRLSQWRLFPS
- the scpB gene encoding SMC-Scp complex subunit ScpB translates to MSELTPAGLKRALEAILFAAEGPLSLERLARSFPEFPRTALRAALRELVAEYQGRGIEIREVAGGFRFQTAPDLAEFVVRIRQANPIKLSRAALETLAIVAYRQPITRAEIEDIRGVDSSAPLKMLLERKLIKIVGRKEVLGRPLLYGTTDYFLEVFELRNLSDLPDLKELEDLERPGEGESTPLFKTEKAAIEKDA